The Asticcacaulis excentricus CB 48 genome includes a window with the following:
- a CDS encoding MaoC family dehydratase produces the protein MTDAVTVYLEDLSVGQSLERAFTATNAAIRAFADVSEDHNPVHVDEAYAATTPFKGRIAHGALLNAWISATIAGGLPGRGSIYVSQSLTFKRAVKIDDVVTISLTVTDIQPKTGVVTLTTVASVGGKTYAKGVAEVIAPRKPV, from the coding sequence ATGACCGATGCCGTCACCGTGTATCTCGAAGACCTGAGCGTGGGTCAGTCTCTGGAGCGCGCCTTCACCGCCACCAATGCGGCCATCCGCGCCTTTGCTGATGTGTCGGAGGACCATAACCCCGTACACGTCGATGAGGCCTATGCAGCGACCACGCCGTTCAAGGGTCGCATTGCCCATGGCGCTTTGCTGAATGCGTGGATTTCGGCGACTATCGCCGGGGGCCTCCCCGGACGCGGCAGCATTTATGTGTCGCAATCGCTGACCTTCAAGCGCGCGGTCAAGATCGACGACGTGGTGACCATCAGCCTCACCGTCACCGACATTCAGCCCAAGACCGGCGTCGTGACCCTGACCACCGTCGCCAGCGTCGGCGGAAAAACCTACGCTAAGGGTGTGGCCGAGGTCATCGCCCCACGCAAGCCGGTCTGA